Genomic DNA from Candidatus Bathyarchaeota archaeon:
GACTGGTTTAAATGGTTTCATTCAGGTTCCTTGTAATACTTTTTTCCATAAAAGTAATACTTTTTTCCATAAAAACTTTATGGTTTAAAATACAAAATCGATATCGGTGTCTCATGATTGAAAACGGAGAAAATTGTTCGCGTAAGCGTAACTTTTCCGTCAGACCTGCTTAAAGACTTTGACGAAGTTATCCAAAAAATGGGCTGCAAGAACCGTTCAAAGGCAGTCCAAGATGCCGTTAGACTCTTTATTTCTGAACGTAAATGGCTCCAGGAAGAAAAAGGGCTTCAAGCTGGTGTTTTAATGGTTCTATACGACCATGAAGTTAGAGGTTTAGAGGATGCTTTGACAGATGTGCAGCACAAATACGCCAACATCATTTCTTCAACCATGCATGTTCACTTGACTGAAAGAGACTGTTTGGAAGCTATAGCTGTTAAGGGAGACGCTGCGGAAATACGAAGGTTGAGCGATGAACTTTCCTCAAAAAGGGGCGTTAAAATCCTAAAAACAATGATAGTCTCTCCTTGAAAACATTTGCTCTAGTGACGTGTTAGTTCGAACATTTTTTCTAAGGCTTTCCTAGCTTTACTCGCTATAGGCTCTGGAACTGTGACCACGTGTTTTTCCTCTTTGAGGGCCATGTAAATTCTTTCAAGAGTATTTAACTTCATATTCGGACAAATCGCGCCCTCATAAGCTAAAATGAACAGTTTTTCGGGGTTAGCCTTTCTCAGACGGTGTAGAAGCCCCTCCTCCGTTGCCACAATGAAAGTTTTCGCCAAGCTTTCTTTTGCATACCTACACATCTGGGATGTGCTGCCTATAAAGTCGGCTATCTTACGCATTTCAGTGTTGCATTCCGGATGAACCATGACAACAGCATCTGGATATTGAGCCTTAAGCACTTGAACCTCTTCAGGATGAAAGAGTAAATGAGTGGGACAAAAGCCACGTTCGGGAATTGGAATAACAGTTTTTCCAGTTTTTTCTTGGACATATTCCGCCAAGTTGTGGTCCGGTCCGAACAGCACTGTTTCAGCGTCTAACGCGTTTATAACTTCCACAGCGTTAGCAGACGTGCAGCACACGTCACAGTAAGCTTTAGCTGTAGCCAGAGTATTAACATACAAGACTACTGGCACGAGGGGGTAAAGCACCTTCCACCTTTTAATTTCATCAACAGTTAGCATTTGAGCCATGGGACAGCGGGCTCCAGCGGAAGGCAGCAGAACTTTTTTATCCGGGTTAAGGATCGCAGCGGATTCAGCCATAAAATCAACAGCTGCGAAAACAATAATTTCCGCGTTCTCTTCTTCCATAGCTTTTCTGCTGAGTTCTATGCTGTCACCCACATAGTCCGCTATGTCTTGGACCTCTGGCCTTTGGTAGTTATGAGCTAAAATAACCGCTTTCTTCTCTCTTTTAAGCCTCAATATTTTCTCTGTAAGCTCCATTAACCTTCGCCTTTAAGGGTTTTCAAAAGTGCAACGCTAGATATATTCCTTTACTAAAAACTCACTGCAGGCCATTGGAATAAGTGTTAAAAGAAACTTTAAAATGTCAATTATCGTGAGGATGAAGAGGCTTCGATTTTTTGCAACGACGGTTATAGGACTTGAGGACATAGCCGCAGAGGAAGTTGAAAAACTCTTAGATAAAAAAGCTAAAGAGGATATAGGGCGCATAGTTTTTGAAGGCGGCATAACTGACGTCTACTTATTAAATCTTAAAGCCAGAACTATAAACAAGCTTTTCATACAACTATGCCACTCAAAATTCGAAAATCTGGAAGATATCTACAAACTTGCAAAAAACTTAGACTACATGTGGATAATAAACCCGGAACAAACTTTTGCCGTGAGAACTCAGAGAATTGGTTTACATAATTTCACAAGTATAGATGTTTCGAGGGTTGTTGGCCAAGCAATAATAGACTCCTATACTGGAACCGCAAATAAAAGATTAAAAGTGAATTTGGATGCACCCGATGTTGAGGTATACTGTCTCGTAAGAGACAATGAATTTTTAATGGGTATAAACACGACAGGCGAATCTTTACACAAGCGCCACTACCGCGTTTATAATCATCCAGCGGCACTAAAATCAACAATAGCTTCAGCAATGCTGAAAATAGGCGGATGGTCCTCAGACAAAGTCCTGCTCGACCCCATGTGTGGCGGCGCAACAATCCCAATAGAAGCCGTTCTAGAAGCGAAACGGGTCTCGCCGGGAAAATGGCGAAACAACTTTGCTTTTCTTAGGCTTAAACTTTATAATCAAGATGAATTTGAAAGAATTAAGGCCGAAGTTCTTGCGGAAGAAATCAGAAAGTCAGAAAACCGGTTTACCGTATATGCTATGGAAAAGTTCGCTACTCATATTTATGGCGGAATGGAGAATGCCAAAAAAGCCGGAGTCTATGAAACAATAAACTTCAAAATTGGGGATGCAACAAAAGCTGAAGACTACCCAAACATAGACTTTGATTTAATAGTTGTGAATCCGCCTTATGGTCTTAGAGCAAATCCAAAAGAAGGAGTGCGCAAACTCTACGAAAATTTTCTCCAAACCCTAAAAAGAAGATGTACAGACGCGACTCTCATTCTAATAACGGCAGCTTCAAAAAGGTTCAAAGAAACAGCAGAAACGGTCGGAGTTACGGTGACGAATGAACGCAAAATATGGTACGGCAAACTTCTGACAAGCATTTTCACGTGCAAAGTCTAAGTTTTCTCAAAAAATTGGTGATGCGGCGGGCCGGATTTGAACCGGCGAACCCCTACGGGAGAGGATGGCTCATAGGGGCTCAGCCGCTAAACACCAATCTTGAGTCCTCCGCCTTTGGCCTGGCTTGGCTACCGCCGCCCAATCTTGAAAAGTGGATAATTGAAATTTAAGTTTTACAGTTTCGCGTTTTAGTTTTAGATGCTGAAAGTCGGTAATGAGAGACGTGAATTTTTAATGAAAAAGTTTATTAGTTAGCTGTGTAGTTTACGTGTTTAGCCTACTATAATGTTGGAGACTTTTTAGCTGGGATGATCCAGTTTCGGAGGGAAATTAGAAGGTTTGAAAAAACCCTTGGTGAATGTCGCCTTCAAATATTTGATTAAAGTTTGGATTTATGAGGTTGTTTAGCATGGCTAGGATTGAATTTTCAAAGGAAGATGCTGATATACTGCTAAAAGCTTTCTTTAAGGAGAAAGGTCTTGTCCGTCAACATTTAGACTCATATAACGAGTTTATAGATCACGGTTTACAGGAGATAATAGACGAGGTTGGCGAAATCCCAATCGAGGTTCCGGAATGCCCATACAAGGTGAAGCTTGGACAGGTTTGGATAATAGACCCACAGACGCGGATTAGCGGGCCATATGTGGCGGAAGTTGATGGAACAAAGCATGAAATCTACCCAATTGAGGCTAGACTTCGTAATCTAACCTATGCCGCTCCAATAGCTCTTGAAATGACTCCTATAATTGATGGTAGGGAACAAGACACAGAATTAGTCCCTATTGGGGATATTCCTGTAATGTTAAAATCTAAATTGTGCTTCTTGTCGCAACTTTCTCGCGATGAATTAATAGCGTGTGGCGAGGATCCGGATGACCCTGGTGGATACTTTATCATAAACGGTTCTGAACGTGTAATAGTGGCTATGGAGGACTTGGCTCCTAACCGCATTATTGTTGATATAGACGAAAAAGGCGCTACGCCGGTGTATCAGGCGAAATTGTTCTCTACAACTGTTGGATTTAGGGCTAGAATAGAATTGAAAATGAAGCCTGACGGTGCCTTATATGTTACGATGCCTGGGGTGCCGACAGACATTCCGTTTGTTATAGTTATGCGTGCCTTGGGGTTAGAGTCTGACAAAGAGATTGCGGAGGCAGTTTCGCTTGATGAGGAGATACAAAGCGAACTGGAACCATCCTTTGAAAAAGCCGCCGGAGTTGACACTGTTAGAGAAGCGATTTTGTACATTGGTAACCGTGTAGCCCACGGGCAAGTTGAGGAATACCGCATACAAAAGGCTGAAGCGGCAATAGACAAAAACTTTCTCCCACACTTAGGGAGAACGAGCCAAAGCAGAAGGGATAAGGCCATATTTTTGGGCGAAATGGCGTGTAGAGTCATAGAATTAAAGCTTGGAAGGAGAAAACCGGACGACAAAGATCACTTTAAAAATAAACGCTTAAGGCTTGCTGGTCCTCTTTTGGCAGACTTGTTCCGTGTAGCCTTCCGCAATCTTGTCCGAGACATAAAGTATCAGCTTGAACGAATAGGTGTAAAAGGTCCAATAATAAATATCTCCGCGGCTGTCCGTTCTGGAATAATAACTGAAAGACTTCAACATGCATTGGCAACTGGAAACTGGGGAAGAGGACGTGTTGGTGTAACGCAACTTTTGGATAGAACAAATTATCTCTCGACGCTTAGCCACCTGCGAAGGCTTCAATCTCCGCTGAGTAGAAGCCAGCCAAACTTTGAAGCTAGAGATCTTCACCCAACCCATTGGGGACGTTTATGTCCAAACGAAACACCTGAGGGGTCAAACTGTGGGCTAGTTAAAAACCTAGCCCTGTCTGCTTGTATCTCAGTTGGAGTGAACCCTGAAAAAATTAGACAACTCTTGTACAACATGGGCGTTACACCAGTCTATGAGGCAAACGAAACTTTGAAGCGTCATGGTGCAAAAGTTTTCGTTGATGGAAACATTATTGGCTACTGCACGGCTCCTGGAAAGCTTGTTCAAGAATTCAGGCAAAGACGAAGAACGGGTGAAATATCCACAGAAGTTAACATAGCCTACTTCTCTAAGACTTATAGCGAAAGGGAAGAGGTTTACGTAAACTGTGACGAGGGAAGAGTGAGGCGCCCCTTAATAATAGTCGAAAATGGTGTTCCCAAACTTCAACGGGAACATATCGAAAAGGTGGCCCGGGGCGAATGGACTTGGGAAGATCTCGTCAAAAACGGTATAATTGAATATTTGGATGCTGAAGAGGAAGAGAGCGCCTACATCGCCATAAGCCCGTCGGAACTAACTCTGGAGCACACTCATTTAGAAATTGCAACTCATACAATCCTCGGGATTTGCGCTTCGACAATACCTTATGCAGAGCATAACCAGTCACCTCGAAACTCCTATCAAGCGGCAATGGCTAAACAAGCGCTAGGCATTTTCACCACAAACTTCCCCCTCCGTGTAGATTCAAGATCTCACATTCTCCATTATCCGCAAATCCCCCTTGTTGAAACAAGCCTCATGGAAGTTATGGGGTATAAGCTTCGCCCCTCAGGGCAGAACTGTATAGTGGCTGTACTATCCTATGAAGGCTACAACATGGAAGATGCCTTAATATTCAACAAAGCCTCCATAGAAAGGGGCTTAGCTCGCTCCACCTTCTACCGCATATATGAGGCTGAGTGCCGCCAGCACATGGGAGGACTAAAAGACAAATTCACAATACCTGAGCCGGGAACAAGAGGCTATAGGGGAGAGCAATATTATAGACTGCTTGAACCAGATGGGATAGTTAGCCTTGAAGCGCAAGTTTCAGGCGGAGATGTTTTGATAGGAAGAATAAGCCCGCCTAGATTTCTGGAAGAATACAAAGAGTTTGAAGTTAAAGGGCCTTCTATGCGAGATACCTCCGTGGATGTGAGGCCTTCGGAAACAGGTGTCGTGGACGCAGTTTTCGTAACAGAATCTCGTGAAGGTGGAAAATTCGTTAAGGTTAGGGTTCGAGATCAAAGGATCCCGGAGCTAGGCGATAAGTTTGCGTCAAGACACGGCCAGAAAGGTGTCATCGGGCTTATCGTACCGCAGGAAGACATGCCATTCACAGAGGACGGCATAGTTCCGGACGTTATAATAAATCCCCATGCAATTCCTTCAAGAATGACCATTGGACAGTTTGTTGAATCCATAGCTGGAAAAGTTGCGGCCTTAAGGGGCAAACCGGTTGATGGGACACCCTTCTCAAACGAAAAACCGGAAGAGTTAAGGAAAGCCCTTATAAAGCTTGGATTTAGCCACACCGGCAGAGAAGTTTTCTATAATGGTGTTACAGGCGAAAAATTCGTTGCAGATGTATTCGTCGGAGTAGTCTACTACCAGAAACTACACCACATGGTTGCGGATAAAATACACGCGAGGGCGAGGGGGCAGGTGCAAATGCTTACAAGACAGCCAACTGAGGGAAGAGCTAGAGGCGGCGGTTTAAGGTTCGGAGAAATGGAGCGCGACTGTCTCATTGGCCATGGGGCAGCTATGCTACTTCACGACAGGCTTTTGGAGGAATCCGATAAGTACACTTTGCATGTGTGCGAGAACTGTGGCTATATAGCCTACTATGACATGAAACAGAGAAAATATGTGTGCAGGTTATGTGAAGATAAGGCGAAGATCTCTCCTGTGGTTGTTTCCTATGCCTTTAAGCTTCTACTTCAGGAGTTAATGAGCCTTTGTATAGCCCCAAGATTAAAGCTTAAGGAGAGAGCCTGAAATGGCGTTAGAGGAAGTTGCCCACAAAGTTGTTGACGAAATCCGTTTCGGACTGCTTTCACCCCAGGAAATACGTAAACTCTCGGTTGTTGAAATTCAAACACCTGACACCTATGACGAAGATGGCACGCCCATAACTGCAGGCCTCATGGACGGTCGTCTAGGGACTCTGGAGCCTAGGCAAAGATGCAAAACATGTGGAAACACGTCAGCCCGTTGCCCAGGCCACTTTGGGCATATTGAGCTTGCTGTTCCAATAATTCATATAGAATTTGCAAGAATAATCTATGACCTTCTAAGGGTGACTTGTAGAAACTGCGGAAGAATACTGCTTTCAGAGGATTCCATCAAAAAATTGCAGGCTAGAATTGAGAAGATAAAGCAGCTTCTTGGACATGTTCCAGACGAAGTTTTCAAGAGAGTGATCCAAGAAATTAGGGCGAAGAATTGCCCCCACTGTAACGCTCCTCAGTATAAGATAACATTTGAAAAACCAACAAAATTCAGCGAAGAAATTCCGGGAAGCGGTTCACAAGTTTTAACTCCAAGCATGGTTAGAGAGAGGCTTGAACGCATACCAGACGGGGACCTTGAACTTTTAGGTTTTGATCCCAAAAATGCCCGTCCAGAATGGATGGTTCTTCAAGTGTTGCCTGTTCCACCAGTTTATGTACGGCCATCCATCACTCTAGAACATGGCATCCGCTCAGAAGATGACTTGACCCACAAGCTTGTGGACATTATTCGGATTAATCAAAGGTTAAAAGAAAACATGGACGCAGGGGCACCGACCCTCATAATTCAGGACTTAGCGGAGCTCCTACAATACCATGTTACAACATACTTTAACAACGAGGCTTCGGGGATACCGCCTGCAAGACATCGTTCAGGCAGAGCCTTAAAGACGCTTTCTCAGAGGCTTAAGGGTAAAGAGGGAAGATTTAGAAGCAACCTTTCCGGGAAACGGGTTGATTTTTCAGCTCGCACGGTAATTTCTCCGGATCCAAACCTTGACATTAACGAAGTTGGTGTGCCCATCGAAGTTGCCATGCGGCTTACAGTGCCTGAAAAAGTAACTCCATGGAATATTGAGGAGATGCGGAAGCTCGTTATAAATGGGCCGTTTCAATACCCCGGTGCAGCGTATATTATTCGCCCTGACGGAAAACGGATAAGGCTTGAATTTGTAGCTGACCGGGAAAAACTTGCGGAGGCTCTTGAACCCGGATTTATTGTCGAGCGACATTTACGCAATGGCGATATTGCAATCTTCAATCGTCAACCATCTCTTCACAGAATGTCTATAATGGCGCATTACGTGCGTGTTCTTCCATACAAGACTTTTAGGCTTCACTTGTGTGTCTGCCCGCCGTACAACGCAGACTTTGATGGAGACGAAATGAACCTTCACATACCCCAAAGCGAGGAAGCCCAAACTGAAGCTCGCTTGCTAATGCAGGTTCAAGACCAGATACTATCTCCAAGGTTTGGAGGTCCAATAATCGGGGCGATCCGCGATTTCATAACGGCGGCTTATCTCTTCACAAGAAAATCTAATTACCTTACCAAGGACGAGGTTTGCCGACTGCTTGTGGCAGCTGGATATGAAGGCCCCTTGCCCGAGCCCCAAATTAAAGAGCCGCAGCCGATGTGGAGTGGGAAACAAATCTTTAGCCTATTCCTCCCAAAAGGCCTAAACTATGTCTTAAAGGCGAACATATGCCGCGGATGTTCTAAATGCTTAAAAGAGGAATGTCCCCACGACGCTTACGTGGTTGTTAAAAATGGTGAATTGAAAAGCGGGGTGATCGATAGGCGAGCTATAGGCGCTGAACAATCCGAAAGCCTTCTACATAGAATAATAAAGGATTATGGTGCAGAGACCGGCCGCGAGTTCCTAAATAAAGTAACAAAGGTTCTGAAACTTTTCTTAACAATGCGAGGTTTCACTTACTCCTACGAAGAGCTCGTTCTATCCCAGCAAGCAGAAAACAGAATAAGAAAGATTATGGAAAGAGTTGAGAAAAAGATAGGGGAACTTATAGAAAGTTATCGCAATGGCACGCTACAAGCGCTTCCTGGGCAAACCTTAGAGGACACTTTTGAAATTTACGTAATGAACGAATTGGCTAATGCTAGAGACGAAGCTGGCAAAGTTGCCGAGGAAACCTTCACACTTGAAAATGCAGGCATAGCCATGACACGCACTGGTGCTAGAGGATCAGCTCTAAACATTGGACAGATGAGCGCATGTGTAGGACAGCAAGCTGTTCGTGGAAAACGAATAATGAGAGGATATATCGGCCGCGCTCTACCCCACTTTAAACATGATGATCCAACACCCAAGGCACGAGGTTTTGTTTATTCCTCATATCAAAAAGGGTTAGATGCCATAGAATTTTTCTTTCATGCCATGGGAGGCAGGGAAGGCCTTGTGGACACGGCTGTTAGAACACAGCAAAGCGGCTATATGCAGAGGCGTTTAATCAACGCCCTTGAACATCTACGCCTAGAATATGACGGAACCGTGCGAAGCTCAACAGGTGACATCATCCAATTCAAATATGGCGAAGACGGTGTGGACCCGGCTAAAAGCGATCATGGAAAAGCAGTAAATGTCAGCCGCCTTATCGAACAAATAAAAATTGGATTGGAGAAGGGAGAGCCTGCACCACCCGAGTATATCAGGGAGAAGCTTAAAGAAGTTGAAGACCAGTTAACTCCACTACTCATAAGCGAACTGAAACAAGGCTTAACCGAAGCTAAACTGAGCAAAGAAGGCGTTGATAAAGCCGTAGAGCTCACAGTGGAACATTACAAGCGTGCACTAATGGAACCCGGCGAGGCGGTAGGTATAGTTTCCGCCCAATCCATAGGTGAGCCTGGTACCCAAATGACTCTTAGAACATTCCATTATGCGGGTGTTAGAGAACAGAACGTTACTCTCGGCTTGCCGAGACTTATCGAGATAGTGGACGCGCGGAGGGTGCCATCCACACCGATAATGGTTATTTATCTAGACGAAAAACACAGAAAAAGCCGGGAGGCCGCTGTAAAAATCGCACGAAACATATTATACACAACTTTGGAGAATGTTGCACAGGCGATTTACCAAGACCCGGTACGCGAAGAGATCGTCGTGGAATTAAATAAAACTATGATGGAGGATCGAGGCGTCACTATAGAAGAACTGAAGGATAAAGTGAAGATAGCAAACTGCACCGTGAAGATAAGTGGAAACCGTATTCATGTAAAACCGAAAAAATCGGAGGCTCTCAAGAAACTCTTAGAGAAAGTTTCAAATCTCTACATTAAGGGAATTCCGGGCATTAAACGGGTTCTGGTAACCGAAGAGCATGGTGAGTGGGTTATCAGAACTGATGGTTCAAACCTTCCAAAAGTTCTAGAAGCATACGGCGTAGATGCCACAAGAACAACAACCAACAACATCCACGAAATAGCCAAAACCCTTGGAATAGAGGCCGCGCGAAACGCCCTTATACAAGAGGCTAAGGGTGTCTTGGAGGAGCAGGGCCTAGATGTCGACATACGTCATGTCATGCTTGTGGCCGATATGATGACGGTCACAGGTGAGGTGCAACAGATCGGAAGACATGGTGTAAGCGGCAAAAAAGCCAGCGTCCTAGCCAGAGCAGCCTTTGAAATAACGGTTCCAAACATTGTTGACGCGGCGGTCCGTGGAGAAAGCGACCCCTTAGAGGGCGTAACCGAAAACGTCATAGTCGGCCAATCCATACCCGTCGGCACAGGACTTGTCGAATTGTTTATGTCAACATTTGAACCTAAGGAGGAAAACAAATGATAGACGTGGATAAAGCAATAGCCACGGCTGTTAAAACAGGCAAAGTCTACTTTGGCGCAAACTTCGCCATACAAAGCGCCAAAACTGGGCGGGCAAAAATGATTATTATAGCTTCTAATTGCCCAAAAGAGATTCGCAGCGACCTTGAATACTACTGTAAGCTTTCCAAAATTCCCCTAGTCGTTTATAGGGGTACTTCTACAGATTTGGCTATGATCTGTGGAAAACCCTTCTTGGTTTCAGCGTTAACTATAAGAGAGCCTGGAGATTCAGAGATTTTTAGATTAATAAAAACAACTGAAACAGAAATGGAGTCTGGCGGAGGAAGTGAATGAACAGCGGCATAAAATTCACAAGCACTGAAATGAAATATATAGCGCTCTTCGAGAGCATAAGCGGCGCCAGTGTTAAAGACTGCATAGTCGACGAGGGGCAGGGCCGCGTAATCTTCGTCGTTAAAGAAGGCGACTTAGGGGCTGCCATAGGAAAAGGCGGAAAAAACATAAGACTTCTGGAGCGCATGACCGGCAAAAAACATGAAATAATTGAATACTCTGATGATCCTGTTAAGTTTATAAAAAATGCCCTGAAGCCTGCCACTGTTCAAGAAGTTAGAATA
This window encodes:
- the nikR gene encoding nickel-responsive transcriptional regulator NikR encodes the protein MKTEKIVRVSVTFPSDLLKDFDEVIQKMGCKNRSKAVQDAVRLFISERKWLQEEKGLQAGVLMVLYDHEVRGLEDALTDVQHKYANIISSTMHVHLTERDCLEAIAVKGDAAEIRRLSDELSSKRGVKILKTMIVSP
- the nadA gene encoding quinolinate synthase NadA, with translation MELTEKILRLKREKKAVILAHNYQRPEVQDIADYVGDSIELSRKAMEEENAEIIVFAAVDFMAESAAILNPDKKVLLPSAGARCPMAQMLTVDEIKRWKVLYPLVPVVLYVNTLATAKAYCDVCCTSANAVEVINALDAETVLFGPDHNLAEYVQEKTGKTVIPIPERGFCPTHLLFHPEEVQVLKAQYPDAVVMVHPECNTEMRKIADFIGSTSQMCRYAKESLAKTFIVATEEGLLHRLRKANPEKLFILAYEGAICPNMKLNTLERIYMALKEEKHVVTVPEPIASKARKALEKMFELTRH
- a CDS encoding class I SAM-dependent RNA methyltransferase; this encodes MSIIVRMKRLRFFATTVIGLEDIAAEEVEKLLDKKAKEDIGRIVFEGGITDVYLLNLKARTINKLFIQLCHSKFENLEDIYKLAKNLDYMWIINPEQTFAVRTQRIGLHNFTSIDVSRVVGQAIIDSYTGTANKRLKVNLDAPDVEVYCLVRDNEFLMGINTTGESLHKRHYRVYNHPAALKSTIASAMLKIGGWSSDKVLLDPMCGGATIPIEAVLEAKRVSPGKWRNNFAFLRLKLYNQDEFERIKAEVLAEEIRKSENRFTVYAMEKFATHIYGGMENAKKAGVYETINFKIGDATKAEDYPNIDFDLIVVNPPYGLRANPKEGVRKLYENFLQTLKRRCTDATLILITAASKRFKETAETVGVTVTNERKIWYGKLLTSIFTCKV
- a CDS encoding DNA-directed RNA polymerase subunit B; this encodes MARIEFSKEDADILLKAFFKEKGLVRQHLDSYNEFIDHGLQEIIDEVGEIPIEVPECPYKVKLGQVWIIDPQTRISGPYVAEVDGTKHEIYPIEARLRNLTYAAPIALEMTPIIDGREQDTELVPIGDIPVMLKSKLCFLSQLSRDELIACGEDPDDPGGYFIINGSERVIVAMEDLAPNRIIVDIDEKGATPVYQAKLFSTTVGFRARIELKMKPDGALYVTMPGVPTDIPFVIVMRALGLESDKEIAEAVSLDEEIQSELEPSFEKAAGVDTVREAILYIGNRVAHGQVEEYRIQKAEAAIDKNFLPHLGRTSQSRRDKAIFLGEMACRVIELKLGRRKPDDKDHFKNKRLRLAGPLLADLFRVAFRNLVRDIKYQLERIGVKGPIINISAAVRSGIITERLQHALATGNWGRGRVGVTQLLDRTNYLSTLSHLRRLQSPLSRSQPNFEARDLHPTHWGRLCPNETPEGSNCGLVKNLALSACISVGVNPEKIRQLLYNMGVTPVYEANETLKRHGAKVFVDGNIIGYCTAPGKLVQEFRQRRRTGEISTEVNIAYFSKTYSEREEVYVNCDEGRVRRPLIIVENGVPKLQREHIEKVARGEWTWEDLVKNGIIEYLDAEEEESAYIAISPSELTLEHTHLEIATHTILGICASTIPYAEHNQSPRNSYQAAMAKQALGIFTTNFPLRVDSRSHILHYPQIPLVETSLMEVMGYKLRPSGQNCIVAVLSYEGYNMEDALIFNKASIERGLARSTFYRIYEAECRQHMGGLKDKFTIPEPGTRGYRGEQYYRLLEPDGIVSLEAQVSGGDVLIGRISPPRFLEEYKEFEVKGPSMRDTSVDVRPSETGVVDAVFVTESREGGKFVKVRVRDQRIPELGDKFASRHGQKGVIGLIVPQEDMPFTEDGIVPDVIINPHAIPSRMTIGQFVESIAGKVAALRGKPVDGTPFSNEKPEELRKALIKLGFSHTGREVFYNGVTGEKFVADVFVGVVYYQKLHHMVADKIHARARGQVQMLTRQPTEGRARGGGLRFGEMERDCLIGHGAAMLLHDRLLEESDKYTLHVCENCGYIAYYDMKQRKYVCRLCEDKAKISPVVVSYAFKLLLQELMSLCIAPRLKLKERA
- a CDS encoding DNA-directed RNA polymerase subunit A', translating into MALEEVAHKVVDEIRFGLLSPQEIRKLSVVEIQTPDTYDEDGTPITAGLMDGRLGTLEPRQRCKTCGNTSARCPGHFGHIELAVPIIHIEFARIIYDLLRVTCRNCGRILLSEDSIKKLQARIEKIKQLLGHVPDEVFKRVIQEIRAKNCPHCNAPQYKITFEKPTKFSEEIPGSGSQVLTPSMVRERLERIPDGDLELLGFDPKNARPEWMVLQVLPVPPVYVRPSITLEHGIRSEDDLTHKLVDIIRINQRLKENMDAGAPTLIIQDLAELLQYHVTTYFNNEASGIPPARHRSGRALKTLSQRLKGKEGRFRSNLSGKRVDFSARTVISPDPNLDINEVGVPIEVAMRLTVPEKVTPWNIEEMRKLVINGPFQYPGAAYIIRPDGKRIRLEFVADREKLAEALEPGFIVERHLRNGDIAIFNRQPSLHRMSIMAHYVRVLPYKTFRLHLCVCPPYNADFDGDEMNLHIPQSEEAQTEARLLMQVQDQILSPRFGGPIIGAIRDFITAAYLFTRKSNYLTKDEVCRLLVAAGYEGPLPEPQIKEPQPMWSGKQIFSLFLPKGLNYVLKANICRGCSKCLKEECPHDAYVVVKNGELKSGVIDRRAIGAEQSESLLHRIIKDYGAETGREFLNKVTKVLKLFLTMRGFTYSYEELVLSQQAENRIRKIMERVEKKIGELIESYRNGTLQALPGQTLEDTFEIYVMNELANARDEAGKVAEETFTLENAGIAMTRTGARGSALNIGQMSACVGQQAVRGKRIMRGYIGRALPHFKHDDPTPKARGFVYSSYQKGLDAIEFFFHAMGGREGLVDTAVRTQQSGYMQRRLINALEHLRLEYDGTVRSSTGDIIQFKYGEDGVDPAKSDHGKAVNVSRLIEQIKIGLEKGEPAPPEYIREKLKEVEDQLTPLLISELKQGLTEAKLSKEGVDKAVELTVEHYKRALMEPGEAVGIVSAQSIGEPGTQMTLRTFHYAGVREQNVTLGLPRLIEIVDARRVPSTPIMVIYLDEKHRKSREAAVKIARNILYTTLENVAQAIYQDPVREEIVVELNKTMMEDRGVTIEELKDKVKIANCTVKISGNRIHVKPKKSEALKKLLEKVSNLYIKGIPGIKRVLVTEEHGEWVIRTDGSNLPKVLEAYGVDATRTTTNNIHEIAKTLGIEAARNALIQEAKGVLEEQGLDVDIRHVMLVADMMTVTGEVQQIGRHGVSGKKASVLARAAFEITVPNIVDAAVRGESDPLEGVTENVIVGQSIPVGTGLVELFMSTFEPKEENK
- a CDS encoding 50S ribosomal protein L30e, which produces MIDVDKAIATAVKTGKVYFGANFAIQSAKTGRAKMIIIASNCPKEIRSDLEYYCKLSKIPLVVYRGTSTDLAMICGKPFLVSALTIREPGDSEIFRLIKTTETEMESGGGSE
- a CDS encoding NusA-like transcription termination signal-binding factor, translating into MNSGIKFTSTEMKYIALFESISGASVKDCIVDEGQGRVIFVVKEGDLGAAIGKGGKNIRLLERMTGKKHEIIEYSDDPVKFIKNALKPATVQEVRITQRPDGKTIAVVSVHPREKGVAIGKNGRNAERLRMLVKRYFQIHNVSII